The Sorex araneus isolate mSorAra2 chromosome 5, mSorAra2.pri, whole genome shotgun sequence genome has a segment encoding these proteins:
- the LOC101542897 gene encoding cytochrome P450 4A11-like yields MSVSVLSSTISLGSFSGLLQVTLLLGLVLLLFKAVQLYLHRQWLLKAVQQFPSPPSHWLFGHYKEFLEKNELQVVLKWMEKNPSAFCRWLWGTKPQILIYDPDYMKVILGRSDPKDVSLYHLLSSWIGYGLLLLNGQPWFQHRRMLTPAFHYDILKPYVGLTANSVRAMLDKWAELSRNSGPVDILGHISLMTLETIMKCAFSHSSSLQTDRKSQSYTQAIEDLKKLVYSRMWNILHHNDFIYSLTSTGRSCSSACQLAHEHTDRVIQQRKLHLQDEGELEKIRKKRHLDFLDILLFAKSEDGSGLSDKDLRAEVDTFMFEGHDTTASGISWILYALATHPKHQQQCREELQNLLGDGSSITWDHMDKMPYTTMCIKEALRLYPPVPGVARQLSSPVTFPDGRSLPKGISVGLSIYGLHHNPNVWPNPEVFDPSRFAPSAARHSHAFLPFSGGSRNCIGKQFAMNEMKVAVALTLLRFELAPDPSRVPIPSAKIVLNSENGIHLYLKKLP; encoded by the exons ATGAGTGTCTCCGTGCTGAGCTCCACCATATCCCTGGGCAGTTTCTCTGGGCTTCTGCAAGTGACCTTACTGCTCGGCCTGGTGCTGCTGCTGTTCAAGGCTGTTCAGCTCTACCTGCACCGCCAGTGGCTGCTCAAGGCTGTCCAGCAATTCCCATCACCTCCCTCCCACTGGCTCTTTGGGCACTACAAGGAG TTTCTAGAGAAAAATGAACTGCAAGTGGTACTAAAATGGATGGAGAAAAACCCAAGTGCTTTTTGTCGCTGGCTGTGGGGGACAAAGCCTCAAATTTTGATCTATGACCCTGACTACATGAAGGTGATACTTGGAAGATCAG ACCCCAAAGATGTCAGTCTCTACCATTTACTGAGTTCCTGGATTG GGTATGGTTTGCTCCTGTTGAATGGACAGCCCTGGTTCCAGCACCGGCGCATGCTGACTCCAGCTTTCCACTATGACATCCTCAAGCCCTATGTGGGGCTTACGGCCAATTCTGTGAGAGCGATGCTG GACAAATGGGCAGAGCTCAGCAGGAACAGTGGCCCGGTGGACATTTTGGGACACATCTCCTTGATGACGCTGGAAACCATCATGAAGTGTGCCTTCAGCCACTCCAGCAGCCTGCAGACTGACAG GAAGTCCCAGTCCTACACCCAAGCCATCGAGGACCTAAAGAAACTCGTCTACTCCCGAATGTGGAATATATTACACCATAATGACTTCATCTATAGCCTGACATCTACTGGCCGCAGTTGTTCCAGTGCCTGCCAGCTTGCCCATGAACACACAG ACAGAGTAATCCAGCAGCGGAAGTTACACCTGCAGGATGAGGGTGAGCTGGAAAAGATCAGGAAGAAGAGGCACCTGGATTTTCTGGACATCCTGCTCTTTGCCAAG TCAGAGGATGGGAGCGGCCTGTCTGACAAGGACCTGCGGGCAGAAGTGGACACGTTCATGTTCGAGGGTCACGACACCACGGCCAGCGGCATCTCCTGGATCCTCTATGCACTGGCCACacaccccaagcaccagcagcagTGCCGGGAGGAGCTCCAGAACCTGCTGGGAGATGGCTCCTCCATCACCTG ggaccacatggacaAGATGCCCTACACAACCATGTGCATCAAGGAGGCACTGCGTCTCTACCCGCCTGTGCCTGGTGTGGCCAGACAGCTCAGCTCACCTGTCACCTTCCCTGATGGGCGCTCCCTACCCAAAG GAATCTCAGTGGGCCTGTCCATTTATGGCCTTCACCACAATCCAAATGTGTggcccaacccagag GTCTTTGACCCATCCAGGTTTGCACCAAGTGCAGCTCGGCACAGTCACGCATTCCTGCCCTTCTCAGGGGGCTCCAG GAACTGCATCGGGAAGCAGTTTGCCATGAATGAGATGAAGGTGGCTGTGGCGCTGACCCTGCTCCGTTTTGAGCTGGCTCCTGACCCCTCCAGGGTCCCTATTCCCAGTGCTAAAATTGTGCTGAATTCAGAGAATGGAATCCACCTCTACCTCAAGAAACTCCCTTAA